The Lolium rigidum isolate FL_2022 chromosome 1, APGP_CSIRO_Lrig_0.1, whole genome shotgun sequence region GTCAAATCTTAAGGGAACTTTAATCTTTGCCTCCATTATGTACACAAAATTCTCATTTGCTGCAAACAAACTATAGTCTTGAACGACGGAGGTACTTGATGGGATTGAAAGGTCCCAGTTGCCGTGCAGAAGACAATGCTGGTCGTCCATTCGGAGACACTGTTGGCTTGATATCCCATCCTTCAACATTTTTCGGAACGCAAACATCAAACATAATTTGGCCAAGGACTCCTTGGGGCTCCATCCTGGGTGGATAAGTTAGTTGCCGTCTCTGCTCCTCAATCAAAGAATCAGGTTCCCTGGATTCATTATGGTCCTTCGAACTTGGCAAGAAGAAGTGGTCACTGGGACTGTTGGCTACCCTTCTCAAGCTCTCATTTGAATTGGCAGCCACATTGTGTAGATTGCACACACAGTGCGCTATCTTGTACTCCTGATCACCTGCAACACTTGTGCGATTCAGCTGGCTTCTGTGGCAGAAGGTGACAAGAGCTTTCTTCAGTACATCATCTACAGCAGTTCTGTATTCCGCTTCATGTAACTTGTAATGGCCTGCGGGATATGAAAGTTATTTGGTTGTGAATTTAATCTACAATCATGACTCCCAGCAGAGAAGAAAATATCAAGGACTTTGGTTGATGAAACTGAAATAAATAGCCAAATATCTACAATAAGCTATAGGCTCTATGTAGCCTACTGCTTATAGTACTAAATCCTGGAATTATATTGTGATTGCCCTCATGACTAAGTATAAGCATCCAAACAGTCGTATCAAACACTTGAGCTCAGTATTGTGTTGATAAAATAAAAATTCTGAAATGCATGGAAAATCCTGTTAGCCAAGATAATGGAAATGATTACTTCATTATCTTCTACTGTGATCTAGGTCTCTAGGACTTGAACTTATGGCCATGAAAGTTTTCGTACCTATCGGGCAATCTTACTGCAATTAATAAATCCAAATATGATATAAATTCAAGGTCTTGGAATGCACACTGCCACAATTGTAAGCATGCAGAACCACATTTCTGATATTATATGTCACATTTTATGTTAGTAATCAATTGTCCTATGAAATAAGACCAGACACTGAAGATAAAATAAAGTCGTACCAGTATGGGGGGAATCACTCCACTTGATTATTTTAACATCTGTGCCTAATTCAACCAAACGCCTGGCAAAACCACAGATAACATGGCATGGAGCAAGATCATCATCTTCCGAGCAGAATATAAGAACCGAACCCAACCCCTGCATTAACAATAATAAATTAAAATATTTGGTGTGGCTACTGAGGATGATTTGCAAAATCACGAAGGCAAAACCAGACTTACTGCTGATGAGTACAGTGTGTGCCAATATTCTGCACGCTGAGCTTCAATTCTGCTTGGGAAGAGAGTATCCATTCCAGATGCCAGAGCCTTTGCCATCAAG contains the following coding sequences:
- the LOC124685252 gene encoding uncharacterized protein LOC124685252; its protein translation is MWPGCGGRFYWAPAPPAGARGVVVVFAWVWSDEAQLRPFVDLYASLGWRCLVCHPDLVSLYLSEKAATLACGVISALAKELKVKPLPTVLASFSGGSKGCMYKVIQLLDGKCEGDATMKDYRLVRNCISGQIYDSGPVDFMSDVGTQFLQNPVIGTSSQPSMIRSLMAKALASGMDTLFPSRIEAQRAEYWHTLYSSAGLGSVLIFCSEDDDLAPCHVICGFARRLVELGTDVKIIKWSDSPHTGHYKLHEAEYRTAVDDVLKKALVTFCHRSQLNRTSVAGDQEYKIAHCVCNLHNVAANSNESLRRVANSPSDHFFLPSSKDHNESREPDSLIEEQRRQLTYPPRMEPQGVLGQIMFDVCVPKNVEGWDIKPTVSPNGRPALSSARQLGPFNPIKYLRRSRL